From [Clostridium] symbiosum, a single genomic window includes:
- a CDS encoding TPM domain-containing protein, which produces MRTVSHTGNYIRLVCAGFLAAVLSALIALASPGSAYAGEQRVFDNGGLFDKDETEALEQTLAAFRDEWKMDLGIMTTDDARGKPTERLADDFYDRNGLGVGSDHSGALLVIDMDNREIYVSTLGKMAGYLTDERIEKVLDAAYGCVSDGDYAGGADAAVKQIDSYMEAGIPANQHDYIRSEYRPSLRWYEVVFAFVAAGAVAALPCISTVNQYKMKKEQKQALNYRFSYRGNSEFQYRLVNDLFLNRMVTQRRIPRNTGSSGSGRGPGSSAGRTTLHRSSSGRMHGGGGRKF; this is translated from the coding sequence ATGAGAACAGTCAGCCATACGGGCAATTATATAAGACTTGTCTGTGCCGGATTCCTGGCAGCGGTTTTGTCTGCCCTTATCGCCCTTGCGTCTCCGGGATCAGCTTACGCAGGGGAACAGCGCGTCTTCGATAACGGAGGGCTGTTCGATAAGGATGAAACAGAAGCACTGGAGCAAACGCTCGCTGCTTTCCGCGATGAGTGGAAGATGGATCTGGGAATCATGACAACGGACGATGCGCGGGGAAAACCGACGGAACGTCTCGCGGATGATTTTTATGACAGAAACGGCCTGGGCGTGGGAAGTGATCACAGCGGAGCGCTCCTCGTGATAGATATGGACAACCGGGAAATTTATGTTTCCACATTGGGAAAGATGGCCGGTTATCTGACGGATGAGAGAATCGAAAAGGTGCTGGACGCTGCTTACGGCTGCGTCTCCGACGGAGACTATGCGGGAGGTGCGGATGCGGCGGTAAAGCAGATTGACAGTTATATGGAGGCCGGTATTCCGGCAAATCAGCATGATTATATACGGAGCGAATACCGGCCGTCCCTGAGATGGTATGAAGTGGTATTTGCATTTGTGGCCGCCGGAGCCGTCGCCGCTCTGCCGTGCATCAGTACAGTCAACCAATATAAGATGAAAAAGGAGCAGAAGCAGGCTCTTAATTACCGTTTCTCTTACAGGGGAAACAGCGAATTTCAGTACCGCCTTGTAAACGACCTGTTTTTAAACAGGATGGTCACTCAGAGAAGAATCCCCAGGAATACGGGAAGTTCCGGTTCCGGCCGGGGGCCCGGCTCCTCAGCCGGCCGCACGACCCTTCACAGAAGCAGCAGCGGAAGGATGCACGGCGGCGGGGGGCGGAAATTTTGA